In the Mesorhizobium sp. M1D.F.Ca.ET.043.01.1.1 genome, TCATCATGCACCTCCCCGCCGGCCAAGGGAGGGACAAAGACACAGGCCAATACCATTTCGGTCTCGGCACACAGCAGATGAGGGTCATTCTTGTCGAGAGCGTAAATTATACCAGCTCGCACGAGATGGACCTGATGTGTCTGTGAATTCTCGATGGAACCCCTTCCAGAGATGCAGTAAACCGCCTCAAGGTGGTTCCGATAGTGCATATTCAACCGGGCGCCCGGATGCATCGTCGTGATATGGAAGGAAAAGCCCATCCCATCGTTCTGGAGGAGCAACCGCACGCTTTCCCAGCTCGCCGTCTGGACCCGCCTGGCTGTCAGTTTCTCCTCATTCAAATCCCTGACGATCATGATTCACCTCTTATGCCTTGTGTTGCGCTACCGTCTTCACTGGTCTGCCCATCACGCGATCGATAACGTCCTCGAGGATGTCGATGCCTTGGTTAAGCTGATCCTCCTCAATGACGAGAGGTGGCAGACACTTTACGACCTCGTCTTTGGGACCAGCGGCCTCGAGAACAAGACCATTCTGAAAGGCGGCGTTGATGACCTGACCGGCAACTTCGCCAGACTTTAAATCGATGCCTCGCATCATACCACGACCTTTGGCTGACACTCGATCTGGGGCGTATTTTTGTGCGATATGATCAAGGCGACTCTTCAGCAGATTGCCCTTTTTCCTGACCGACGCTGCCAAGTTGTCCGTTCGCCAGAAATGCTCTAGGGCTGCCCGCGCGGTGACGAAAGCATGGCAGTTGCCGCGGAACGTCCCGGTGTGCTCTCCCGGCTGCCACAGATCTAGTACTCGATCGATCAGGACGACAGCCATAGGCAAACCATACCCCGATATCGATTTGGCCATCGTAATGACGTCTGGACGGAGCCCCGATTCTTCGAAGCTGAAGAATGCATCGGTCCGGCCAACACCCGCCTGAATGTCATCGACGATCAGCAGAGCTCCGTGTCTGCGCGCACTGGCCGCGACTTTTTGGAGCCACTC is a window encoding:
- a CDS encoding ectoine synthase codes for the protein MIVRDLNEEKLTARRVQTASWESVRLLLQNDGMGFSFHITTMHPGARLNMHYRNHLEAVYCISGRGSIENSQTHQVHLVRAGIIYALDKNDPHLLCAETEMVLACVFVPPLAGGEVHDDTGAYPLAGC